The following are encoded together in the Oscillospiraceae bacterium genome:
- a CDS encoding ABC transporter permease — protein sequence MTKIQRTFIWFWMLGKRLLKQWSFVLLLCLIPILVPTVNMAISEDSGLVHIVLCHEGNDIKAQSIISSLQERDTLARFSTATSAQEATKMIANHKADLAWIFPDDFSKKLDDYAGNRSNNPVVSVIERESNMANRIANEMLFSAIYPDFAYDIYRNFSEENVVDQHNVSEDVLIEYYNKLPKTNDVVSTEKLNMDGAVSTIEVNYLNAPIRGLLAIMVLLCTLTAAMYTIRDRGEGRFDWLPPQKRLVPLCGSCFAAAILSATVMLISLLISKMAGNLWIELLSALLLIITVTAFSLLVSLPFSSYGKFGAVIPGILIVSLVLSPIFFDFAALENYYRLLPIYYYLNGIYQTKYHLWALLYAGILFLLTIGGNYLISQQKKQNHII from the coding sequence ATGACGAAAATACAACGGACTTTTATATGGTTTTGGATGCTGGGGAAACGTCTGTTAAAGCAATGGAGTTTTGTGCTTTTATTATGTCTGATTCCCATCCTGGTGCCAACCGTGAATATGGCAATATCAGAGGACAGCGGACTTGTGCACATTGTGTTGTGTCACGAAGGAAATGATATAAAAGCACAATCTATTATCTCATCTTTGCAGGAGCGTGATACCCTGGCACGGTTCAGCACAGCAACCTCTGCCCAAGAGGCGACAAAAATGATTGCTAACCATAAGGCAGACCTTGCCTGGATATTCCCCGATGATTTTTCCAAAAAGCTGGACGATTATGCAGGCAACCGTTCCAATAATCCTGTGGTATCTGTAATAGAACGGGAATCCAATATGGCAAACAGAATTGCAAACGAAATGCTTTTCAGTGCGATTTATCCGGATTTTGCTTATGACATTTATCGTAACTTCTCCGAAGAAAATGTGGTGGATCAGCACAATGTTTCTGAGGATGTACTCATAGAATACTACAATAAACTTCCTAAAACAAATGATGTGGTTTCCACGGAAAAACTGAATATGGACGGTGCAGTCAGCACAATTGAGGTCAATTACTTAAATGCTCCCATACGGGGTCTGCTTGCCATTATGGTTCTCTTGTGTACTTTAACTGCTGCAATGTATACCATCCGTGACCGCGGAGAAGGTCGTTTTGATTGGTTACCGCCCCAAAAGCGATTAGTCCCCCTTTGTGGCTCCTGTTTTGCAGCAGCAATTCTTTCTGCCACAGTAATGTTGATTTCATTATTGATTTCCAAAATGGCGGGAAATTTATGGATTGAACTGTTGTCAGCCCTGCTGCTGATTATTACGGTAACCGCTTTCTCTTTACTGGTTTCTTTGCCCTTTTCTTCCTACGGAAAATTTGGCGCTGTGATTCCCGGTATTTTAATTGTATCCCTGGTGTTATCTCCGATTTTCTTTGATTTTGCGGCACTGGAAAATTACTACCGTCTGTTGCCGATTTACTATTATTTAAACGGTATCTATCAAACCAAATATCATTTATGGGCATTGCTTTATGCAGGCATTTTGTTCCTCTTAACCATCGGAGGAAACTATCTGATTTCCCAACAGAAAAAACAGAATCATATTATTTAA
- a CDS encoding ABC transporter permease: MKKQYFTLQLKRIFKIFPAVLLITVITFGCLGLAGGAILNSTLNDESQKKFTIGMVGNSDDSFLDIGLQALQNMDSSRFYVEVKNFSEEDAIRALENREIIGYIDIPENYIQNLYIGVNTPARYVTLDGPENLGSMFSEEIVKIVSELVVQSQNGMYSMQDLTDQYDQKDFKDNTNQLMMIYMNHILSRTQSYQVSDLGVVGSISLGSYYLCGLIMLFLLLWGISCNRIFSGRNPDYNRLLKISGVSPATQVLGEYGSYAVASTIMMLIFSVVFGIILQFVKLPIPELANVKITDCIFFVVKILPVILMITMMQYAFYELIPNFIGAVLTQFLTFMLLGYLSGCFYPNFFFPDTLRSLMETLPVGLGFSFLRKIMTKEPILADLAWVFSYVCLFFVIAVNMRKYRITGDFK; this comes from the coding sequence ATGAAAAAGCAGTATTTTACGCTTCAGCTAAAGCGGATTTTCAAAATTTTTCCTGCTGTGCTTTTGATTACGGTCATTACCTTTGGTTGTCTCGGATTGGCAGGCGGCGCCATTTTAAACTCCACTTTGAATGATGAAAGCCAAAAAAAATTCACCATCGGTATGGTGGGAAATTCCGATGATTCCTTTTTAGACATCGGTCTTCAAGCTCTGCAGAATATGGACAGTTCCCGTTTTTATGTGGAAGTGAAAAACTTTTCTGAAGAGGACGCCATCCGTGCCTTGGAAAACAGAGAAATCATCGGATACATTGATATTCCGGAAAATTATATTCAGAATTTATATATCGGAGTCAACACACCAGCTAGATATGTCACATTAGACGGACCGGAAAATTTAGGCTCCATGTTTTCGGAAGAAATCGTGAAAATCGTGTCCGAATTGGTGGTACAATCCCAAAACGGAATGTACAGTATGCAGGATTTGACCGATCAGTATGACCAGAAAGATTTCAAAGACAATACTAACCAGCTGATGATGATTTATATGAATCACATTTTGTCACGAACGCAGAGTTACCAAGTCTCCGATTTGGGCGTGGTTGGTTCAATCTCCCTGGGGAGCTATTATCTTTGCGGTCTGATTATGCTATTTCTGCTTCTTTGGGGAATTTCCTGCAATCGGATTTTCTCCGGCAGAAATCCCGATTACAATAGATTATTAAAGATTTCAGGAGTCTCCCCTGCTACACAAGTGCTTGGAGAATACGGATCCTATGCCGTGGCAAGCACAATTATGATGCTGATCTTTTCCGTAGTATTTGGGATTATTTTGCAATTTGTAAAACTACCGATTCCTGAACTGGCAAACGTGAAAATTACAGATTGTATTTTCTTTGTTGTAAAAATACTGCCCGTAATTTTAATGATTACCATGATGCAATATGCTTTTTATGAATTGATTCCCAACTTTATCGGTGCAGTGCTGACCCAATTTTTGACCTTTATGTTGTTGGGATACTTATCGGGATGCTTTTATCCCAACTTCTTCTTCCCCGATACCTTAAGAAGCCTGATGGAAACCTTGCCGGTAGGATTGGGCTTCTCATTCTTACGAAAAATTATGACCAAAGAACCGATATTGGCTGATCTTGCATGGGTATTTTCCTATGTATGTCTATTTTTTGTGATAGCTGTCAATATGAGAAAATATCGGATTACAGGTGATTTCAAATGA
- a CDS encoding ABC transporter ATP-binding protein encodes MKIEHIQKSYPKKTILKDITFSAHEGQCIGILGSNGSGKSTLLNILAGILKASGGNFSFDGINLFKQTDKRSKLLGYVPQSAPLLEELSGRDNLLLWYSKKKLEQELSEGVLGMLGIPDFLNTPVHKMSGGMKKRLAIGCAVAHQPKILLLDEPSAALDLVCKTRISNYLEQFKRNGGIVILATHDLQELPLCDQLYILKNGVLNSFTYDGNVHRLVGNL; translated from the coding sequence ATGAAGATAGAACACATTCAAAAAAGCTACCCGAAAAAGACGATTTTAAAAGATATTACCTTTTCAGCACACGAAGGACAATGTATCGGAATTTTGGGGAGCAACGGTAGTGGAAAATCCACGTTACTGAATATCCTGGCAGGAATTTTAAAAGCATCCGGCGGAAATTTCTCTTTTGATGGAATCAATCTGTTTAAACAAACAGATAAGCGCTCCAAATTACTGGGCTACGTTCCTCAAAGTGCTCCTCTGTTGGAAGAATTGTCCGGTCGGGATAATTTATTACTGTGGTATTCCAAGAAAAAATTGGAGCAGGAGCTTTCCGAGGGTGTTCTGGGAATGCTGGGTATTCCCGACTTTTTAAATACACCGGTACATAAAATGTCCGGCGGTATGAAAAAAAGATTGGCAATCGGCTGCGCTGTTGCACATCAACCGAAAATTTTACTGTTGGATGAACCTTCCGCCGCATTGGATTTAGTTTGCAAAACCAGAATTTCCAATTATCTGGAGCAATTTAAGAGAAACGGCGGAATTGTGATATTAGCAACTCACGATTTGCAGGAATTACCTCTTTGTGACCAGCTTTACATCTTAAAAAACGGCGTCTTAAATTCCTTCACATATGATGGAAATGTTCATAGATTGGTAGGTAACTTATAA
- a CDS encoding cob(I)yrinic acid a,c-diamide adenosyltransferase produces MYGCFAKLFSLRQILFGELPIFTENKRGEFNMIQCYFGNGKGKTTASVGASIRYLGCQKRVLFVSFLKDGTSSELAILKTIPGVKVKIPAVSYHLFDNQNPKKSMDFSQAYTRFFCEEIDMFSSQFDMIVLDEILDVVDFGYIAENTFLEKIQQWSNTTELVLTGHRLLPKIAECCDYISEICSRKHPYEIGALPRKGIEY; encoded by the coding sequence ATGTATGGCTGTTTTGCAAAGCTATTCAGCCTGCGGCAAATTCTTTTTGGGGAGTTGCCGATTTTTACGGAAAACAAAAGAGGAGAATTTAATATGATTCAGTGTTATTTCGGCAACGGGAAAGGAAAGACGACCGCTTCCGTGGGAGCATCCATCCGTTATCTGGGCTGTCAAAAACGAGTGCTGTTTGTTTCTTTTTTAAAAGATGGAACCTCTTCTGAACTTGCAATTTTAAAAACAATTCCTGGTGTAAAAGTGAAAATACCCGCTGTTTCTTATCATCTTTTTGATAATCAGAATCCCAAGAAAAGCATGGACTTTTCTCAGGCGTACACTCGGTTTTTCTGCGAAGAAATAGATATGTTTTCTTCACAGTTTGATATGATTGTGTTAGATGAAATTTTAGATGTTGTTGATTTCGGTTACATTGCAGAGAATACTTTTTTGGAAAAAATACAGCAATGGAGCAACACTACAGAACTTGTTTTAACAGGTCATCGTCTCTTGCCGAAAATTGCAGAATGTTGTGATTACATTTCTGAGATTTGTTCCCGGAAACATCCTTATGAAATCGGAGCCCTGCCCAGAAAAGGGATTGAATATTAA
- a CDS encoding YgjV family protein: MNWSQINWVYVIAQAFGLLQSTCCIIGPYFKYRWQMLVNSMVSVSFLVINLILLSIAVPDSPVNLSGIIINSVALIVLSFSLWHVRKGTQAPIVEKVIFFVVFVALGFVGFQDWIDIFPILGAVFFMLASFQHDEQKTRVLYLFNTLSWFTYHCICKNSAAIGQAVAFTMYAIALYSYGKKTAQTTKQ; this comes from the coding sequence ATGAATTGGTCTCAGATTAACTGGGTTTATGTGATTGCGCAGGCATTCGGATTGTTGCAGAGTACTTGTTGCATTATCGGACCGTATTTTAAATACAGATGGCAGATGCTTGTAAATTCTATGGTATCTGTTTCGTTTTTAGTAATTAACCTGATTCTGCTTAGTATCGCAGTTCCGGATAGTCCCGTGAACCTTTCGGGTATTATCATCAACAGCGTTGCTTTGATTGTGTTGAGTTTTTCACTTTGGCATGTGCGAAAAGGAACTCAGGCACCTATTGTTGAAAAAGTGATTTTCTTTGTGGTTTTTGTGGCACTCGGATTTGTAGGTTTTCAAGATTGGATTGATATTTTTCCAATTTTAGGTGCAGTATTTTTTATGCTGGCATCATTCCAACATGATGAACAGAAGACCCGTGTGCTGTATCTGTTCAACACGCTTTCCTGGTTTACTTATCATTGCATCTGCAAAAATTCTGCTGCAATCGGTCAGGCAGTTGCATTTACTATGTATGCCATTGCATTGTATAGCTACGGCAAAAAAACGGCACAAACAACGAAACAATAA
- a CDS encoding S-layer homology domain-containing protein, which produces MIMKRILASVLCIVMLLSLSCAVFAGSVKVDTDIPMLDATELKAEWKKDQIFTLANPAPWNLEELKQVVDVQDPRSVAAYYVWAVARMVDDYDDGMEMMKYLFADIEPYGSGFTEGGRSAGWDTYFNDRLKSNDYKWLPFAYFEGASADNGFTPARPLTLELYYNNTNTETINAQTLDQYGRLNIVYWVKSHGAGNQVNITVSKFEDSNRFYVTSGATPSAIFYDQRAGLTSAAKKIIAARTDDGTTQAEHNAFYKTAVELPFTDLPDEEHIKEAIAWAYTNGVTSGTSTTTFGPKDNCTRGQVVTFLWRAAGQPAPTNTNNPFSDVNPGDYFYDPVLWAVEKGITTGTSETEFSPNATCSSAHIITFLYRAMGIGANGWYEEAKTWATGAGLLEGTGIIVSPEEQCPRSAVVTFLYRIYN; this is translated from the coding sequence ATGATTATGAAAAGAATCCTTGCAAGCGTTTTATGTATTGTGATGTTATTGTCACTATCCTGTGCTGTTTTTGCAGGCAGTGTAAAAGTTGATACCGACATTCCGATGTTGGATGCCACAGAGTTGAAGGCAGAATGGAAAAAAGACCAGATTTTTACTTTAGCGAATCCTGCTCCCTGGAATCTGGAAGAATTAAAACAGGTTGTGGATGTGCAGGATCCCAGAAGCGTGGCAGCTTATTACGTATGGGCCGTTGCACGTATGGTGGATGATTATGATGACGGTATGGAAATGATGAAGTACCTCTTTGCAGATATTGAGCCCTACGGTAGCGGATTTACTGAAGGTGGACGGTCTGCAGGTTGGGATACCTATTTCAATGACAGGTTAAAGAGCAATGATTATAAATGGCTTCCGTTCGCATATTTTGAAGGAGCAAGTGCAGATAACGGTTTTACTCCCGCAAGACCGTTAACCTTAGAGCTTTATTATAACAATACCAATACTGAAACCATCAATGCTCAGACTTTAGACCAATACGGCAGACTGAATATTGTGTACTGGGTAAAGAGCCATGGAGCAGGCAATCAGGTGAATATCACCGTCAGCAAATTTGAAGACAGTAACCGTTTTTATGTAACCAGTGGTGCAACCCCGTCTGCAATCTTTTATGATCAAAGAGCGGGACTTACCAGTGCTGCCAAAAAGATTATTGCCGCAAGAACCGACGACGGTACCACTCAGGCAGAACATAACGCTTTTTATAAAACTGCAGTAGAATTGCCGTTTACCGATCTTCCCGACGAAGAACATATCAAAGAAGCAATTGCATGGGCGTACACCAATGGCGTTACCTCCGGTACCAGCACCACCACGTTCGGACCGAAGGATAACTGTACCAGAGGTCAGGTGGTAACTTTCTTATGGAGAGCCGCAGGACAGCCTGCGCCTACCAATACCAACAATCCGTTCAGCGATGTTAATCCCGGCGATTATTTCTATGATCCCGTTTTGTGGGCGGTAGAAAAAGGTATTACCACAGGAACCAGCGAAACCGAATTTTCTCCTAATGCAACCTGTTCCAGTGCACATATTATCACGTTCTTATACAGAGCAATGGGAATCGGTGCAAACGGTTGGTATGAAGAAGCGAAAACCTGGGCAACCGGTGCAGGCCTCCTGGAAGGAACCGGAATCATTGTTTCTCCTGAGGAACAGTGCCCCAGAAGTGCCGTTGTAACCTTCCTTTACAGAATTTACAACTAA
- a CDS encoding AEC family transporter — MNGFLSNFLTVGAQVLVLFLLILVGYLCNKAKLLTKEANKRISDLVVIVVAPCVIVKSFLREFNPRMLTMLLLALLIAAVSHIVMILLCALLIRDRDEQRRRVLQFGAMFSNAGFMAIPLQEALLGVDGVFFGAAYLVMFYIFSWSWGVFLMTGDRSKITVKKILVTPGVIGVVIGMILFVSSVKLPNVITTTLGHISNLNTPLPMIVVGYYLAESNLLVALKDKGNYLCMGIRLIFFPLLTLGILYLCGVRGAIMTSMVIAISAPVAAMTTMFSEKFEADTILSVQLVSLSTLFSMITMPVIVALAQMVA; from the coding sequence ATGAACGGTTTTTTATCGAATTTTCTCACAGTAGGGGCCCAGGTATTGGTTCTTTTCTTACTGATTTTAGTCGGTTATTTGTGTAACAAAGCGAAGCTTTTAACCAAAGAAGCCAACAAACGAATTTCAGATTTGGTAGTTATTGTGGTGGCACCTTGTGTGATTGTTAAATCCTTTCTAAGAGAATTTAATCCTCGAATGTTAACAATGTTACTGTTGGCATTGCTGATTGCGGCAGTATCCCATATCGTGATGATACTCTTGTGCGCTCTTTTGATTCGGGATAGAGACGAGCAACGAAGAAGAGTGCTGCAGTTCGGTGCAATGTTTTCCAATGCAGGCTTTATGGCAATCCCTTTGCAGGAAGCTCTTTTGGGAGTTGATGGCGTGTTTTTCGGAGCAGCATATTTAGTAATGTTTTATATTTTTTCGTGGAGTTGGGGCGTTTTCCTGATGACAGGAGATCGCTCGAAAATCACCGTGAAGAAAATCCTGGTCACCCCCGGTGTTATTGGTGTTGTGATAGGGATGATTTTGTTTGTTTCCTCTGTAAAATTGCCTAACGTGATTACAACCACCTTGGGACATATTTCCAACCTGAACACGCCCCTTCCCATGATTGTAGTGGGGTATTATCTGGCAGAAAGTAATTTGTTGGTTGCCCTAAAAGACAAAGGAAATTACCTTTGTATGGGCATTCGCTTGATTTTCTTCCCGCTTCTGACATTGGGGATTTTGTACTTATGCGGTGTGAGAGGGGCAATCATGACGTCTATGGTAATTGCCATCAGTGCTCCTGTAGCTGCAATGACAACCATGTTCTCCGAAAAATTCGAAGCAGATACCATTTTATCCGTTCAGCTGGTGTCCTTATCCACGCTGTTCTCTATGATAACAATGCCTGTGATTGTGGCACTTGCCCAGATGGTTGCATAA
- a CDS encoding transketolase yields the protein MLEILSRKCRKEILEMIMGAGSGHIGGAMSSIDIYLAVLNEMTDNDRLVVSHGHTSAALYAALGNFGYFDINEATANFRRKAPYEGHPSLAVNGVEWCSGSLGQGLSVGAGFALAKKLQKETGRVFVVMGDGEQQKGQLQEAREFALKQGLTNLVAIVDDNNQQACGTVDATTDQKLSDKYKMSGWDAVTVDGHNFDELAKALQTDTQKPLCILAKTVMGKGIPEIEDDWHYHGTVISKDLAETAIARFSVTEEELIKLKEIKKPSTKQYEIPVIPVSGGRTYEGTSDIRSALGNALADIAKENPDVPMAAFDCDLEGSVKLTDFKKLRPEAFIECGIAEHNAATASAAVAKSGMISVHADFAMFNIAETYSQNRMADINKAPYKLFSTHAGLDVGEDGKTHQAIDYISLLGNLHYFQVIVPADANEADGAVRYAMSVPYPVAVIGGRSKLPVLTDANGNNLTFTYGKGQWLRKGGQATVITYGNMVHRAIQAADELKAEGIEVSVLNCSTPCDLDTNAILEAAKTGLVITYEDHNVKTGISGEVARILCGTCCNLKTLGVHKYGSSTAPDNLYKEQGLDVESLKNTVKTNLK from the coding sequence ATGCTTGAAATACTTTCCAGAAAATGTCGTAAAGAAATTTTAGAAATGATTATGGGAGCAGGCAGCGGTCATATTGGCGGCGCCATGTCTTCTATTGATATCTACTTAGCGGTATTAAACGAAATGACAGATAATGACCGTCTGGTTGTGAGCCACGGTCACACTTCAGCGGCACTCTATGCTGCACTTGGTAACTTCGGTTACTTTGATATCAACGAAGCCACTGCAAATTTCCGAAGAAAAGCACCTTACGAAGGGCATCCGTCCCTTGCCGTAAACGGTGTGGAATGGTGTAGCGGAAGTTTGGGACAGGGACTTTCGGTTGGTGCCGGATTTGCCCTTGCAAAGAAACTTCAGAAGGAAACAGGCAGAGTATTTGTTGTAATGGGTGATGGTGAACAGCAAAAAGGTCAGCTTCAGGAAGCAAGAGAATTTGCCTTAAAACAAGGTCTTACCAATCTGGTTGCTATTGTTGACGATAACAACCAACAGGCTTGCGGAACCGTTGATGCCACCACCGACCAGAAACTGTCAGACAAATACAAAATGTCCGGCTGGGATGCGGTAACGGTTGACGGTCATAATTTTGACGAATTGGCAAAAGCACTTCAGACCGATACCCAAAAACCGCTTTGCATTTTAGCAAAAACGGTGATGGGAAAAGGCATTCCTGAAATTGAAGATGACTGGCATTATCACGGCACCGTTATCAGCAAAGATCTTGCCGAAACTGCCATAGCAAGATTCTCGGTTACCGAAGAAGAATTAATCAAATTAAAAGAGATTAAAAAACCAAGTACCAAACAATATGAGATTCCTGTGATTCCCGTATCGGGCGGCAGAACTTACGAAGGCACTTCCGATATCCGTTCGGCTTTAGGGAATGCATTGGCTGATATTGCCAAAGAAAATCCCGATGTTCCCATGGCGGCATTTGACTGTGATTTAGAAGGTTCCGTCAAATTAACCGATTTTAAAAAGCTTCGTCCCGAGGCATTTATTGAATGCGGAATTGCAGAACATAATGCGGCAACCGCTTCTGCAGCAGTTGCAAAATCGGGTATGATTTCCGTTCACGCGGATTTTGCCATGTTTAACATTGCAGAAACCTACAGTCAGAACCGTATGGCGGACATCAATAAAGCACCCTACAAGCTGTTTTCCACTCACGCAGGGTTGGATGTTGGGGAAGACGGAAAAACCCATCAGGCGATTGATTATATCAGTTTACTGGGCAATCTGCATTATTTTCAGGTAATCGTTCCTGCAGATGCCAATGAAGCAGACGGTGCAGTGCGGTATGCCATGAGCGTGCCCTATCCCGTAGCGGTCATTGGCGGACGTTCCAAATTACCTGTTTTAACAGATGCTAACGGAAACAACCTGACATTTACTTATGGCAAAGGTCAGTGGCTCCGTAAAGGTGGACAGGCTACCGTGATTACTTACGGTAACATGGTGCATAGAGCCATTCAGGCAGCTGATGAACTAAAAGCAGAAGGAATAGAAGTGAGTGTGTTAAACTGTTCCACTCCTTGCGATTTAGATACGAATGCTATTTTAGAAGCAGCAAAAACAGGACTTGTGATTACCTACGAAGACCACAATGTGAAAACCGGTATCAGCGGAGAAGTGGCAAGAATCCTTTGCGGCACTTGTTGCAACTTAAAAACTTTGGGCGTTCACAAATACGGTTCTTCCACCGCCCCTGATAATCTCTACAAAGAGCAGGGACTTGATGTGGAAAGCTTAAAAAACACTGTAAAAACAAATTTGAAATAA
- a CDS encoding DUF4432 family protein, with protein sequence MKYWNYKNLDLNKIGDMSQVAGLRRYEFKEGKAKGVEAVEIHTGSGLELTVLPGRGMDIAWISYRGIPVSYMSKTGVVSPAYYESNGMNWLHNFFAGGLTTCGLLNVGGPEEVDHPVIGKRSYGLHGRISNAAAEQVSLFEDYENGEYKMKVSGVVKEGILHGESLTLRREIETAFGKSEFTIRDTVTNRGAKEQDMMLLYHINLGYPLLDEGARVECDAKEIIGQSEEAINELSDAFNMTNPIQDIAERCYSVDLNPDKDGKVNVKLVNDKLGLGVMLSYKKEQLPFLNEWKMLNTKEYVVGLEPCTALPQGTQKAKETGSIITLAPGESRVFEITYQILDQGEN encoded by the coding sequence ATGAAATACTGGAATTACAAAAATTTAGATTTAAATAAAATCGGAGATATGTCTCAGGTGGCAGGTCTTCGTCGTTATGAATTCAAAGAAGGCAAAGCAAAAGGCGTGGAAGCCGTGGAAATTCATACCGGCTCCGGGTTGGAACTGACCGTTTTACCCGGTCGCGGAATGGATATTGCATGGATTTCCTACCGCGGCATTCCCGTAAGCTATATGTCCAAAACAGGAGTTGTTTCTCCAGCTTACTATGAAAGCAACGGGATGAACTGGTTACATAACTTTTTTGCAGGTGGATTAACCACTTGCGGTCTGTTAAACGTGGGAGGCCCCGAAGAAGTGGATCATCCAGTCATCGGCAAACGCTCCTACGGGTTACACGGCAGAATTTCCAATGCTGCGGCAGAACAGGTTTCTCTGTTTGAAGATTATGAAAACGGAGAATACAAAATGAAAGTGTCCGGCGTGGTGAAAGAAGGAATTCTTCACGGAGAATCCTTAACCCTTCGCCGTGAAATTGAAACTGCATTCGGCAAAAGCGAATTCACCATTCGTGACACTGTGACCAACCGTGGTGCCAAAGAGCAGGATATGATGCTTTTATATCACATCAACTTAGGCTATCCTTTGCTGGATGAAGGTGCCAGAGTGGAATGTGATGCCAAAGAAATTATTGGTCAGAGCGAAGAAGCAATCAACGAACTTTCCGATGCATTCAACATGACCAATCCTATCCAGGATATTGCAGAACGTTGTTATTCTGTGGACTTAAATCCCGATAAAGACGGAAAAGTCAACGTAAAATTAGTTAACGATAAGTTAGGTCTTGGCGTTATGCTTTCTTACAAAAAAGAACAACTTCCTTTCCTAAACGAATGGAAAATGTTAAACACCAAAGAGTATGTAGTTGGGTTGGAACCCTGCACCGCATTACCCCAGGGCACCCAGAAAGCAAAAGAAACCGGAAGCATCATTACTCTTGCACCCGGTGAAAGCCGTGTGTTTGAAATCACCTATCAGATTTTAGATCAAGGAGAGAACTAA
- a CDS encoding Gfo/Idh/MocA family oxidoreductase, with product MSKTSKKIRFGIIGCGLMGKEFASAAARWCHLTEDVPAPEIVGVCDFSDAAIKWFTDNFDSIKYVTSDYKELLNKEDIDAIYCALPHNLHGQVYSDIIRAGKHFLGEKPFGIDKAANEEILKALEENPGVIVRCASEFPFFPACQELIRWVKEGKFGKIIEVHAGFNHSSDMDLTKPINWKRTIEINGEYGCMGDLGIHTQHVPFRMGWIPKSVYAVLSNICTERPDGKGGMAPCKTWDNATLVCEAEDKNGDVFPMFLETKRMSPGSTDEWFIEVYGLEASGKFNSNDPNAFCYTNAVGKEQAWCRLNVGYKPQFPTITGSIFEFGFTDSILQMWCSFMKEVSGEKVEFGCFTPEETRLSHKLLTAALESHKEKKVVTL from the coding sequence ATGAGCAAAACAAGTAAAAAAATCAGATTCGGCATTATCGGTTGCGGATTGATGGGCAAAGAGTTTGCCTCTGCAGCAGCAAGATGGTGCCACTTGACAGAAGATGTGCCTGCACCTGAAATTGTGGGCGTATGCGACTTCAGCGATGCGGCAATCAAATGGTTTACCGACAATTTTGATTCTATCAAATATGTGACCTCCGACTATAAAGAACTTTTAAACAAAGAAGATATTGATGCCATTTACTGTGCCCTGCCTCATAACCTGCACGGACAGGTATACTCTGACATCATCAGAGCAGGAAAGCACTTTTTAGGTGAAAAACCCTTCGGCATTGATAAAGCTGCCAACGAAGAAATTTTAAAAGCTTTAGAAGAAAATCCCGGTGTTATTGTAAGATGTGCCAGCGAATTCCCCTTCTTCCCCGCTTGTCAGGAATTAATCCGTTGGGTAAAGGAAGGCAAATTCGGTAAAATCATTGAAGTACACGCAGGCTTTAACCACAGCAGTGATATGGATTTAACCAAACCCATCAACTGGAAACGTACCATTGAAATCAATGGTGAATACGGATGTATGGGGGACTTGGGTATTCACACCCAGCACGTTCCCTTCCGCATGGGCTGGATACCCAAAAGCGTGTATGCGGTGCTTTCTAACATCTGCACCGAACGTCCCGACGGAAAAGGCGGCATGGCTCCCTGTAAAACCTGGGATAATGCAACTTTGGTTTGTGAAGCAGAAGATAAAAACGGAGACGTTTTCCCCATGTTCTTAGAAACCAAACGTATGTCTCCCGGATCTACCGATGAATGGTTTATCGAAGTGTACGGTCTGGAAGCTTCCGGTAAATTTAACAGCAATGACCCCAACGCTTTCTGCTATACCAACGCAGTTGGCAAAGAACAGGCTTGGTGCCGTCTGAACGTAGGTTACAAACCTCAGTTCCCCACCATCACCGGTAGTATTTTTGAATTTGGTTTCACCGATTCTATCCTGCAAATGTGGTGCTCCTTTATGAAGGAAGTTTCCGGAGAAAAAGTGGAATTCGGTTGCTTCACTCCTGAAGAAACCAGACTTTCTCATAAACTGCTCACTGCAGCATTAGAATCTCACAAAGAGAAAAAGGTTGTAACATTATGA